Proteins co-encoded in one Candidatus Pelagibacter sp. RS40 genomic window:
- a CDS encoding RNA pyrophosphohydrolase produces MQEKFKKLPLRSGVGIVVLNKENKVFLAKRIDNPKNFWQMPQGGIDKGEDNLKAALRELEEETSIKSVKLIKEIDGFTTYYLPENLLGIIWKGKYKGQRQKWFIVKFIGNDEEINIKTKYPEFLDWKWEELSKITDTVVDFKLHVYQEIQKEVEKVIN; encoded by the coding sequence ATGCAAGAAAAATTTAAAAAGTTGCCACTTAGAAGTGGAGTGGGAATAGTAGTATTAAATAAAGAGAATAAAGTTTTTTTAGCAAAAAGAATTGATAATCCAAAAAATTTTTGGCAAATGCCTCAGGGTGGTATCGACAAAGGTGAAGATAATCTAAAAGCAGCTTTAAGAGAACTAGAAGAAGAGACAAGTATTAAATCTGTGAAATTAATTAAAGAAATAGATGGTTTTACAACCTATTATTTACCTGAGAATTTGCTCGGAATAATTTGGAAGGGCAAATATAAAGGTCAAAGACAAAAATGGTTTATTGTAAAATTTATTGGAAATGATGAAGAAATAAATATTAAAACAAAATATCCTGAATTTTTAGATTGGAAATGGGAAGAATTAAGTAAGATTACTGATACAGTTGTAGATTTTAAACTTCATGTTTATCAAGAAATACAGAAAGAAGTTGAAAAGGTTATTAATTAA
- the atpC gene encoding ATP synthase F1 subunit epsilon, translating into MSEGFKIDIVNPEKSFLSKENVSEVVVPAYEGEMGILKDHIPIISFLKPGIIKVISSSEEHNFYVEDGIVEFKDNTLSILTSSIFDIKNANKKHVSDEIQEAEKELNKDDLNDQKRFLLNHKVEILKSISIN; encoded by the coding sequence ATGAGTGAAGGTTTTAAGATTGATATTGTTAATCCTGAAAAATCTTTTCTTTCAAAAGAAAATGTTTCAGAAGTAGTTGTTCCTGCTTATGAGGGTGAAATGGGAATTTTAAAGGACCATATACCAATTATCTCATTTTTAAAGCCTGGTATCATAAAAGTTATTTCTAGCTCTGAGGAACATAATTTTTATGTTGAAGACGGTATTGTTGAATTTAAAGATAATACTTTATCTATTTTAACAAGCTCAATTTTTGACATTAAAAATGCGAATAAAAAACATGTTTCAGATGAAATCCAAGAAGCCGAAAAAGAGTTAAATAAAGATGATTTAAATGATCAAAAAAGATTTTTGTTAAATCATAAAGTCGAAATTTTAAAATCTATAAGTATTAATTAA
- the atpD gene encoding F0F1 ATP synthase subunit beta: MRKGKITQIIGAVVDVKFEGELPEILTALECNNGGNRLVLEVAQHLGESSVRTIAMDATEGLKRGDEVTDTAAPIKVPVGPETLGRIINVIGEPIDERGEIKPTDNWPIHRSAPEFNDQSTETEVLVTGIKVIDLLAPYAKGGKIGLFGGAGVGKTVLIMELINNVAKAHGGFSVFAGVGERTREGNDLYHEMIESGVIKTNEAGSKAALVYGQMNEPPGARARVALTGLTVAEYFRDQEGQDVLFFVDNIFRFTQAGSEVSALLGRIPSAVGYQPTLATDMGNLQERITTTNKGSITSVQAIYVPADDLTDPAPATSFAHLDATTVLSRQIAEIGIYPAVDPLDSTSRILDPRIVGDEHYRVAREVQKVLQTYKSLQDIIAILGMDELSEEDKLIVARARKIQRFLSQPFFVAEVFTGSPGKLVDLESTIKGFDAICKGEYDHLPEAAFYMVGTIEEAIEKAEKMAKDAAA, translated from the coding sequence ATGAGAAAAGGAAAAATTACACAAATTATCGGTGCGGTAGTCGACGTAAAATTTGAGGGAGAATTACCAGAAATATTAACAGCATTAGAATGTAATAATGGAGGAAACAGACTTGTATTAGAAGTTGCTCAGCACTTAGGCGAGTCTAGCGTAAGAACAATCGCAATGGATGCAACAGAGGGTTTAAAGAGAGGTGATGAAGTAACAGATACAGCTGCTCCAATTAAGGTTCCAGTTGGACCAGAAACTTTAGGCAGAATCATAAATGTAATTGGTGAGCCTATTGATGAAAGGGGCGAAATTAAACCAACAGATAATTGGCCTATTCATAGATCTGCACCTGAATTTAACGATCAATCAACTGAAACAGAAGTTTTAGTAACGGGAATTAAGGTTATCGATCTTTTAGCACCATATGCAAAGGGTGGAAAAATTGGTTTATTCGGTGGAGCTGGTGTTGGAAAAACAGTTCTTATTATGGAATTGATCAATAACGTTGCAAAAGCTCACGGAGGATTTTCTGTTTTTGCTGGCGTTGGTGAAAGAACTAGAGAGGGAAATGACCTTTATCATGAAATGATAGAGTCAGGCGTTATTAAAACAAACGAAGCAGGTTCAAAAGCAGCATTAGTTTACGGTCAAATGAATGAACCTCCTGGAGCAAGGGCAAGAGTAGCTCTGACAGGTTTAACTGTTGCTGAATATTTTAGAGATCAAGAGGGACAAGATGTTCTTTTTTTCGTTGATAATATTTTTAGATTTACTCAAGCAGGTTCAGAGGTATCAGCTTTGCTTGGTAGAATTCCATCAGCTGTTGGATATCAACCAACTCTAGCTACTGACATGGGTAACTTACAAGAAAGAATTACAACGACTAACAAAGGTTCAATTACCTCTGTACAAGCAATTTATGTTCCTGCAGATGATTTAACAGATCCAGCTCCAGCAACATCATTTGCTCACCTAGATGCAACGACTGTATTATCTAGACAAATTGCTGAAATAGGTATTTATCCAGCTGTGGATCCACTAGACTCAACGTCTAGAATTCTAGACCCTAGAATTGTTGGTGATGAACATTATAGAGTAGCGAGAGAAGTTCAAAAAGTATTACAAACTTACAAATCACTGCAAGATATTATTGCAATTTTAGGAATGGATGAACTATCTGAAGAGGATAAGTTAATTGTTGCTAGAGCAAGAAAAATTCAAAGATTTTTATCACAGCCCTTTTTTGTTGCAGAAGTATTTACAGGTTCTCCAGGTAAATTAGTAGACTTAGAGTCAACAATAAAAGGTTTTGATGCTATTTGTAAGGGAGAGTATGATCACTTGCCTGAAGCAGCATTTTATATGGTTGGGACAATAGAGGAAGCTATAGAAAAAGCTGAAAAAATGGCTAAGGATGCAGCAGCTTAA
- a CDS encoding F0F1 ATP synthase subunit gamma, with amino-acid sequence MASLDDLKKRISSVKSTQKITKAMKMVAAAKLRRAQESAERGRPYSEKMNNIILNLSSGVSDKENAPKLLSGTGDDKVHLCVVLTADRGLCGGFNSNIIKKAKSYFQKISDSGKTLKIITVGSKGYDQLKRLYQDKIIENISFKESKNANYFDADKVGKIIIEKFENNEFDVCTIFYNQFKNVITQIPQEQQIIPLKTEEKDNKSSEENYEFEPDEDEILGNLLPKNISTQIFKAMLENSASEQGSRMSAMDNATRNAGEMVDKLTIEYNRSRQAAITKELIEIISGAESL; translated from the coding sequence ATGGCAAGTTTAGACGATTTAAAGAAAAGAATATCTAGCGTTAAATCTACACAAAAGATAACTAAAGCAATGAAAATGGTTGCTGCAGCTAAGTTGAGAAGAGCGCAAGAAAGCGCTGAAAGAGGAAGACCTTACTCTGAGAAAATGAATAACATCATATTAAATCTGTCTAGCGGTGTTTCAGACAAGGAAAATGCACCAAAGTTATTATCTGGTACAGGCGATGATAAGGTTCATCTTTGTGTTGTATTAACAGCAGATAGAGGTCTTTGTGGTGGTTTTAATTCAAATATTATTAAAAAAGCAAAATCTTATTTTCAAAAAATTTCTGATTCAGGAAAAACATTAAAAATTATTACTGTTGGTTCTAAAGGATATGATCAATTAAAAAGACTATACCAGGATAAAATAATTGAAAATATTTCATTTAAAGAATCAAAAAATGCAAATTATTTTGATGCTGACAAAGTTGGAAAAATAATAATAGAAAAATTTGAGAATAACGAGTTTGATGTATGTACAATATTTTATAATCAATTTAAAAATGTAATTACTCAAATTCCTCAAGAGCAGCAAATAATTCCTTTAAAAACTGAAGAAAAAGACAACAAATCCTCGGAGGAGAACTATGAGTTTGAACCAGATGAAGATGAAATTTTAGGAAATTTACTTCCAAAAAATATTTCAACTCAAATTTTTAAAGCGATGTTAGAAAATTCAGCTAGCGAACAGGGTTCGAGAATGAGTGCAATGGACAATGCAACCCGAAACGCAGGTGAAATGGTTGATAAACTTACTATTGAATATAATAGAAGTCGTCAAGCAGCAATTACTAAAGAACTAATTGAAATCATATCAGGAGCAGAAAGTTTATAA
- the atpA gene encoding F0F1 ATP synthase subunit alpha: MEINPSEVTKILKEQIKQFGDKAEVSEVGQVLSVGDGIARIYGLDNVQAGEMVEFSDGSKGMALNLESENVGVVIFGDDRAVKEGDTVKRTGAIVDTPVGKELLGRVVDGLGNPIDGKGALDKGIKKSRVEVKAPGIIPRKSVSEPMQTGLKSIDSLVPIGRGQRELIIGDRQTGKTAVAIDAIINQKKINESGDEKQKLYCIYVAIGQKRSTVRQIEKTLEEAGAMEYTTIVAATASDAAPLQFLAPYTGCAMGEYFRDNGMHALIIYDDLSKQAVAYRQMSLLLRRPPGREAYPGDVFYLHSRLLERAAKLGDDHGGGSLTALPIIETQGGDVSAFIPTNVISITDGQIFLETELFNQGIRPAINVGLSVSRVGSSAQTKAMKKVSGSMKLELAQYREMAAFAQFGSDLDAATQKLLNRGSKLTELLKQKQYSPMTVAEQVISVFCGVKGHLDEIEQKDIATFETKIIEKCRSEKPEIIDSINSSGKLDEDNEKVLTELISDLKKTFNS, translated from the coding sequence ATGGAAATAAATCCTTCAGAAGTAACTAAGATTTTAAAAGAACAAATTAAACAATTTGGAGACAAAGCCGAAGTTTCTGAAGTTGGACAAGTATTATCTGTAGGCGATGGTATTGCAAGAATTTACGGTCTAGATAATGTTCAAGCTGGAGAAATGGTTGAGTTTTCAGATGGATCAAAAGGTATGGCACTAAACCTTGAAAGCGAAAATGTGGGTGTTGTAATTTTTGGTGATGATAGAGCCGTTAAAGAAGGCGATACAGTTAAAAGAACAGGAGCTATTGTTGATACTCCAGTTGGAAAAGAACTTCTGGGAAGAGTCGTTGACGGTTTAGGAAATCCGATAGATGGCAAAGGTGCTCTAGATAAAGGTATTAAGAAAAGCAGGGTTGAGGTAAAAGCGCCTGGAATTATTCCAAGAAAATCTGTTAGTGAACCTATGCAAACAGGTTTAAAATCAATTGACAGTTTGGTTCCAATTGGAAGAGGTCAAAGAGAATTAATAATTGGGGACAGACAAACTGGAAAAACAGCGGTCGCAATTGATGCAATTATCAACCAAAAAAAAATTAATGAGTCTGGCGATGAAAAACAAAAACTTTATTGTATTTACGTTGCCATTGGTCAAAAAAGATCAACTGTAAGACAAATTGAAAAGACTTTAGAGGAAGCTGGAGCAATGGAGTATACAACTATTGTTGCTGCAACCGCTTCTGATGCTGCCCCTCTTCAATTTCTGGCACCATATACAGGATGTGCAATGGGAGAATACTTTAGAGATAATGGAATGCACGCATTAATTATTTATGATGACTTATCAAAACAAGCAGTTGCATATAGACAAATGTCTCTGTTGTTAAGAAGACCTCCAGGAAGAGAAGCTTACCCAGGTGATGTATTTTATTTACATAGTAGATTATTAGAGAGAGCCGCAAAACTAGGAGATGATCATGGTGGCGGATCATTGACAGCACTGCCAATAATTGAAACTCAGGGTGGAGACGTATCTGCTTTTATTCCAACAAATGTAATTTCAATTACAGATGGGCAAATTTTTCTTGAAACAGAACTATTCAATCAAGGAATTAGACCCGCAATAAACGTTGGTCTGTCAGTTTCAAGAGTAGGGTCTTCTGCTCAAACTAAAGCAATGAAAAAGGTTTCTGGATCAATGAAACTAGAGCTGGCTCAATACAGAGAGATGGCAGCTTTTGCACAGTTTGGTTCTGATTTAGATGCCGCTACTCAAAAACTTTTGAATAGAGGTTCAAAACTAACCGAACTTTTAAAACAGAAGCAGTATTCACCCATGACAGTTGCTGAGCAGGTTATATCAGTATTTTGTGGTGTAAAAGGACATTTAGATGAAATTGAACAAAAAGATATTGCAACATTTGAGACTAAAATTATTGAAAAATGTAGATCTGAAAAACCTGAAATAATTGATTCTATTAATTCTTCAGGAAAACTTGATGAAGATAATGAAAAAGTATTAACAGAATTAATCTCGGATTTAAAAAAAACTTTTAACTCATAA
- the atpH gene encoding ATP synthase F1 subunit delta has translation MTKINTSVTSNNSYSQALFELASENYVLLEVEEQTSALLKLIKTSSDFRDLIKNPTTKSDDLIKIMDEIANQNNFNGLLKRFISFLIKKRRFFYVEKIFNDYLDVCSRSRGEIKAELLAAKELNKNDIDKVKNELAENFGSNIKLNYKHDPSLIGGLVIKVGSTMVDTSIKNKLHQIQKQMIEA, from the coding sequence TTGACTAAAATTAATACTTCAGTGACATCAAATAATAGCTACTCTCAAGCTTTGTTTGAGTTAGCATCTGAAAACTATGTTCTTTTAGAAGTAGAAGAGCAAACATCAGCTTTATTGAAATTAATCAAAACAAGTTCGGATTTTAGAGATTTGATTAAAAATCCAACTACAAAAAGTGATGATCTAATTAAGATAATGGATGAGATTGCAAACCAAAATAATTTTAATGGATTGTTAAAAAGATTTATTAGTTTTTTAATAAAAAAGAGAAGATTCTTTTACGTTGAAAAAATATTTAACGATTATCTAGACGTATGTTCTAGATCAAGAGGAGAAATTAAAGCAGAACTTTTAGCTGCTAAAGAGTTAAATAAAAATGATATAGACAAAGTTAAAAACGAATTAGCTGAAAATTTTGGCTCAAATATAAAATTAAACTATAAACATGATCCAAGTTTAATTGGTGGATTGGTTATTAAAGTAGGTAGCACTATGGTTGATACCTCCATTAAAAATAAATTACATCAAATACAAAAGCAAATGATAGAGGCATAA
- the priA gene encoding replication restart helicase PriA, with amino-acid sequence MKYPILLPNIFDYPFTYESESKLNIGDYVNVPFGSKTITGVVWDKFEENNNKNFKIKSIKEKLNILSLKKQTINFLNWFSYYNLIPLGMTLRLHFLSGKAIEMQKKEEYQKYSKKFGKHQFNLSNEQIKAYKEIIKKDDKFRVHLLQGTTGSGKTIVYFNSIKKILDQGKQSLILLPEIGLTGEFEKKFKNFFGFEAAIWHSKITPKMKKIIWSGLASGEIKVVIGARSSLFLPFKNLGLITVDEEHDQSYKQDEGVIYNARDMAIARASNENIPINLVTAVPSIETYANVKNEKYYHSRLKRRYKDAKLPNHHIIDLNQYKLAKKSFISSKTLEKVNEHLLKGDQILFFINRRGFAPYVLCKKCLNVFSCPNCSINLVYHKNNKKLLCHYCGYSSNLNRKCKKQDNCEFIFSGPGVEKIAEEVEILFPNKKINIFSSDTMNKASGKKILDKIISGEINILIGTQLISKGFHFPNLNCIIVLDIDLTSQGHDLRSAEKNLQLYHQLSGRAGRAGKPANIYFQTLNIKTEVIDQITHQDPFKFLDHELELRKQNNLPPFERFVSLILTSEDEKLLYDEALKFKNKLVSKISEKILGPVNAPVFRIKRKFRSRLLIRAKKNSNIQKKLKMILKEIKFSKGMKLIVDVDPVSFN; translated from the coding sequence ATGAAATATCCGATTTTATTACCTAATATTTTTGATTATCCATTTACTTATGAAAGTGAAAGCAAATTAAATATTGGTGACTATGTAAATGTACCTTTTGGCTCAAAAACGATAACAGGTGTTGTATGGGATAAATTTGAGGAAAATAATAATAAAAACTTTAAAATTAAATCAATTAAAGAAAAATTAAATATTCTATCCTTAAAAAAACAAACCATAAATTTTTTAAATTGGTTTTCATATTATAACCTTATTCCACTTGGTATGACGCTCAGGCTTCACTTTCTCAGTGGAAAAGCTATAGAAATGCAAAAAAAAGAAGAGTATCAAAAATATTCTAAAAAGTTCGGCAAACACCAATTTAATTTATCTAATGAGCAAATAAAAGCCTACAAAGAAATAATAAAAAAAGATGACAAATTTAGAGTACACTTACTACAAGGCACAACTGGCTCAGGGAAGACAATTGTTTACTTTAATTCAATAAAAAAAATTCTTGATCAGGGAAAACAATCTTTAATTTTATTACCAGAAATTGGTCTCACGGGAGAATTTGAAAAGAAATTTAAGAATTTTTTTGGTTTTGAGGCAGCTATTTGGCACTCAAAAATAACTCCAAAAATGAAAAAAATTATTTGGAGTGGATTAGCGTCGGGTGAAATTAAAGTGGTTATTGGTGCAAGATCATCCTTATTTTTACCTTTTAAAAACTTGGGATTAATTACCGTGGATGAAGAACATGATCAATCTTATAAACAAGATGAGGGTGTAATTTATAATGCAAGAGATATGGCGATTGCTCGTGCCAGTAATGAAAATATACCTATTAATTTAGTAACAGCTGTTCCATCTATAGAAACTTATGCAAATGTTAAAAATGAAAAATATTATCATTCAAGGTTGAAAAGAAGATATAAGGATGCAAAATTACCCAATCATCATATTATAGATCTCAACCAATACAAACTTGCAAAAAAGTCATTTATTTCATCGAAAACTTTAGAAAAAGTAAATGAACATCTTCTAAAAGGTGATCAAATACTTTTCTTTATTAATAGAAGAGGTTTTGCTCCGTATGTTTTATGTAAAAAATGTTTGAATGTATTTTCATGTCCAAATTGTTCAATCAATCTTGTTTATCATAAAAATAATAAAAAACTTCTCTGTCATTATTGTGGTTACAGTTCTAACTTGAATAGAAAATGTAAAAAACAAGATAACTGTGAATTTATTTTTAGTGGACCAGGTGTTGAAAAAATTGCCGAGGAGGTAGAAATATTATTTCCAAACAAAAAAATAAATATTTTTTCAAGTGATACAATGAATAAAGCTTCAGGAAAAAAAATTTTAGATAAAATTATTTCTGGAGAAATTAACATACTTATAGGGACCCAATTAATTTCAAAAGGTTTCCACTTTCCTAATCTAAATTGTATTATTGTATTAGATATTGATTTGACTTCACAAGGACACGATCTAAGAAGTGCAGAGAAAAATTTACAATTATATCATCAACTTTCTGGTCGAGCAGGTCGAGCAGGCAAGCCTGCAAATATTTATTTTCAAACCTTAAATATAAAAACTGAAGTAATTGATCAAATAACTCATCAAGATCCATTTAAGTTTTTAGATCATGAATTAGAACTTCGTAAACAAAACAACCTCCCACCTTTTGAAAGATTTGTCTCATTAATTTTAACCTCAGAAGATGAAAAATTATTATATGATGAAGCTTTAAAATTTAAGAATAAACTTGTCAGTAAAATTAGTGAAAAAATTCTTGGTCCTGTTAATGCGCCTGTGTTTAGAATTAAGAGAAAGTTTAGAAGCAGGCTCTTAATAAGAGCGAAGAAAAACAGCAACATTCAAAAAAAACTCAAAATGATCTTAAAAGAAATTAAATTTTCCAAAGGAATGAAACTAATAGTTGATGTTGACCCGGTAAGCTTCAATTAG
- the lpdA gene encoding dihydrolipoyl dehydrogenase, which produces MSEKFDVTVIGGGPGGYVCAIRLSQLGLKTACIESRGSLGGTCLNVGCIPSKSLLNLSENFHKAKNFEKIGIEIGEIKLNLGKMMKNKEKAVTVLTKGIEFLFKKNKVSYFKGKGSFKSSNEIVVSEDGEETVIETEKAIISTGSEPVSIPGMEFDEEKIISSTGALSLEKLPKKMVVVGGGYIGLEMGSVWSRLGTEVEVVEFLDHITPGMDREISTEFMKILKKQGIKFKLNTKVEKITKNENGVILEVIDKENKKKNIEADVVLISVGRRPYTTGLKLENVGVKTDEKGKVKVDKNFETNIKNIFAIGDVIDGPMLAHKAEEEGIAVAEFIAGQSGHVNYEIIPGVIYTSPEVASVGKTEEQLNEKKINFKVGKFPFMANSRAKAIDEPEGFVKILADATSDKVLGVHIIGPHAGEMIAEMAIAMEFGASSEDIARTCHAHPTFSEAIKEAALSVEKRQIHS; this is translated from the coding sequence ATGTCAGAAAAATTTGATGTAACAGTAATTGGTGGTGGCCCTGGTGGGTATGTCTGTGCAATAAGATTATCACAACTAGGTCTAAAAACTGCATGCATTGAATCCAGAGGATCGCTTGGTGGAACCTGCTTAAATGTAGGGTGTATTCCATCAAAAAGCTTATTGAACTTATCTGAAAATTTTCACAAGGCAAAAAATTTTGAAAAGATTGGTATCGAAATTGGTGAAATTAAATTGAACCTTGGAAAGATGATGAAAAATAAAGAAAAGGCTGTAACTGTTTTAACAAAGGGAATAGAATTTTTGTTCAAAAAAAATAAGGTTTCTTATTTCAAAGGCAAAGGATCATTTAAGAGCTCAAATGAAATAGTAGTTTCTGAGGATGGAGAAGAAACAGTTATTGAGACTGAAAAAGCAATAATTAGTACTGGTTCAGAGCCTGTATCAATACCTGGAATGGAATTTGATGAGGAAAAAATAATCTCGTCTACTGGAGCATTATCCTTGGAAAAATTACCAAAAAAAATGGTTGTAGTTGGTGGAGGATATATTGGTTTGGAAATGGGTTCAGTTTGGTCAAGACTTGGAACAGAAGTAGAAGTTGTTGAATTTCTAGATCATATTACACCTGGTATGGACCGTGAGATATCAACTGAATTCATGAAGATACTTAAAAAACAAGGAATAAAATTTAAATTAAATACCAAGGTTGAAAAAATTACAAAAAATGAAAATGGAGTTATCCTTGAAGTAATTGATAAAGAAAATAAGAAAAAAAATATAGAAGCTGATGTTGTCCTTATTTCAGTTGGAAGACGACCATACACGACCGGTTTAAAATTAGAAAATGTGGGAGTTAAAACTGACGAAAAAGGAAAGGTAAAAGTAGATAAAAATTTTGAAACAAATATTAAAAACATATTTGCTATTGGTGATGTTATTGATGGTCCTATGTTAGCTCACAAAGCAGAAGAGGAAGGAATTGCAGTTGCAGAATTTATTGCTGGTCAATCAGGACATGTAAATTACGAGATTATACCTGGTGTAATTTATACCTCTCCAGAAGTTGCTTCAGTAGGAAAAACTGAGGAACAATTAAATGAAAAAAAAATTAATTTTAAAGTTGGAAAATTTCCTTTTATGGCAAATTCAAGAGCAAAAGCAATAGATGAGCCTGAAGGTTTTGTTAAAATTCTTGCTGATGCAACTTCTGATAAAGTTTTAGGAGTACATATTATAGGCCCACACGCTGGAGAAATGATTGCTGAAATGGCTATTGCAATGGAGTTTGGTGCAAGTTCAGAGGACATAGCGAGAACTTGCCATGCGCACCCAACATTTTCAGAGGCAATAAAAGAAGCGGCTTTATCTGTAGAAAAAAGACAGATTCACTCTTAA
- the odhB gene encoding 2-oxoglutarate dehydrogenase complex dihydrolipoyllysine-residue succinyltransferase, whose product MSEKILVPVLGESITEATVSKWLKKQGDSVIADEAVVELETDKVNLEVPASTHGVIAEINANEGDTVEVGAVLGVISETANKTENKPSNQVIEDQKDQVEENPKIFETKVEPTLETEEKDNVISLDVEKKQKVLETSDEEQPFVLTDEVLEPNAEETKINPILSPAVRKMVAEKKIDLEQVKPTGKDGRILKGDLISMMGANPQPNQRKIQFGEEERIKMSRLRQTIAKRLKEAQENAAMLTTFNEVDMSGIMSMRKENQEDFQARYGIKLGFMSFFVKACVVGLKLFPAINAEIEGQEIIYKNYYNISFAVGTEKGLVVPVLKNADEMSFADIEKEIKNLSEKAKNNSLVIEDLQGGTFTISNGGVYGSMLSTPILNPPQSGVLGMHNIVERPVVQDNEIKVKPIMYLALSYDHRIIDGKDSVSFLKTVKENLEDPRRLFLNI is encoded by the coding sequence ATGAGTGAAAAAATTCTAGTCCCTGTGCTTGGAGAGAGTATTACTGAGGCAACAGTATCCAAGTGGTTAAAGAAACAAGGCGACAGTGTCATTGCAGATGAAGCTGTAGTTGAACTTGAAACTGATAAAGTAAATTTAGAAGTACCAGCATCAACACATGGTGTTATTGCAGAGATTAATGCCAACGAAGGAGATACAGTTGAAGTAGGAGCAGTTTTAGGAGTGATTTCAGAGACTGCAAATAAAACAGAAAATAAACCTTCTAATCAAGTTATAGAAGATCAAAAAGACCAAGTAGAGGAGAACCCTAAAATATTTGAGACTAAAGTCGAACCAACATTAGAAACTGAAGAAAAAGACAATGTTATAAGCTTGGATGTAGAAAAAAAACAAAAAGTATTAGAAACTTCAGATGAAGAACAGCCATTTGTTTTAACAGATGAAGTATTAGAGCCAAATGCAGAAGAAACAAAAATAAATCCGATATTATCCCCCGCTGTAAGAAAAATGGTTGCAGAAAAAAAAATTGATTTAGAACAAGTAAAACCTACAGGAAAAGATGGCAGAATATTAAAAGGCGACTTAATTAGTATGATGGGTGCCAATCCTCAACCAAACCAAAGAAAAATTCAATTTGGTGAAGAGGAAAGAATTAAGATGTCTAGGTTAAGACAGACTATTGCAAAAAGACTAAAGGAAGCCCAGGAAAATGCAGCAATGTTAACCACTTTTAATGAGGTTGACATGTCAGGTATAATGTCGATGCGAAAAGAAAATCAAGAAGATTTTCAGGCAAGATATGGAATTAAACTTGGATTTATGTCCTTTTTTGTAAAAGCTTGCGTGGTTGGTTTAAAATTATTTCCAGCAATAAATGCAGAAATAGAGGGACAGGAAATAATATATAAAAATTACTATAATATTAGCTTTGCTGTTGGAACTGAAAAAGGTTTAGTAGTACCAGTTTTAAAAAATGCTGACGAAATGTCTTTTGCTGACATAGAGAAAGAAATTAAAAATCTGTCAGAAAAAGCAAAAAATAATTCTTTAGTTATTGAGGATTTACAAGGTGGTACATTTACAATCAGCAATGGGGGAGTGTATGGTTCAATGTTGTCTACCCCGATTTTAAATCCTCCTCAGTCAGGTGTATTAGGAATGCACAATATTGTTGAAAGACCTGTTGTTCAAGATAATGAAATTAAAGTAAAACCAATAATGTATCTTGCACTTTCATATGACCATAGGATTATAGATGGAAAAGACTCAGTTTCTTTTTTAAAAACAGTTAAAGAAAACCTTGAAGATCCAAGGAGATTATTTTTAAATATTTAA